In the genome of Candidatus Omnitrophota bacterium, the window TATGCTGAGCCGCGAAAGCAACCGCCTGTTTAGTTTCGATCTCGTCGCAGGGCTGAATCACCGCCATGCCGGGGATAGCGCGCATCAGCCCCAGGTCTTCCAATCCCATTTGGCTATGACCGTCCTCGCCGATGCCGATGCCGGCGTGCGTGCCGACGATCTTGACGTTGGAGCGAGTATAGCCGACGGACATGCGGATCGTATCGTAGCGCCCGGTGACGAAACAGGCGAAACTGCATACAAAGGGGATTTTTCCGGAAAGCGCCAAACCCGCGCCCGCGCCGATCATATTGGCCTCGGCGATGCCGAATTCGTAAAATCGGCTTGGATATTTTTCGGCGAAATAGCAAGTCATCGTGGACTTGCTGAGGTCGGCGTCGAGAACGACGATGTCGGGATATTTTTCCGCCAATTCAACTAAGGCTTCTCCGAAAGCTTGACGAGTCGCTTTTGCTGCCATAATGTCCTTCCGCTGTTTTTTTATTGTAAGGGCGTGTTGAGCTTCGATTTGAGATTAGGATTGGTGGGCTACGCTTCGCTTTGAGCCCCCCCTACGATTCTTACTTGCCCTTGCCACCCCCCAGTCACCCAGTCTCCCCGTCCCACAATCTTGCTTTATGCGTTGACGAGTTCTTCAACCGCTTTCTTCTCTTCCTCCCGGCTGGGGGCTTTGCCATGCCAGCCGACATTATTTTCCATGAAGGATACGCCTTTGCCCTTAACGGTTTTAGCCCAAATGAGGGTAGGCGATCCCTTCGTCTGCGCCGCTTCGTCCAAAGCGCGCAGTATCTGCCCGATATCGTGGCCGTCGATAGCGATCACCTTCCAATTGAAGGCGCGCCACTTGGCGTCGATGGGCGTTAGGGGCATCACGTCTTCTACGTAGCCGTCGATCTGACCGTTGTTGTTGTCCAGAATCGCTGTCAGGTTGTCAAGGCCGAATTTGCCTGCGGAGAGCGCCGCTTCCCAAACTTGCCCTTCCTGGCATTCCCCGTCGCCCAGAACGCAATAGGTGCGCCAGGAGGATTTTTGCATCTTGGCGGCCAACGCCATACCCACGGCGATGGAAAGCCCCTGCCCCAACGAGCCGGTTGACGCTTCCAGCGCTTCTAATTTTATCCGGTCGGGATG includes:
- a CDS encoding transketolase gives rise to the protein MVFQLTRDIDTLKQYAKTIRINVVKMLTEAASGHPGGSLSVADIVSALMFGAMKHDPANPKWEERDRFIMSKGHCVPALYAALSLAGYFDEKELLTLRRFGSRLQGHPDRIKLEALEASTGSLGQGLSIAVGMALAAKMQKSSWRTYCVLGDGECQEGQVWEAALSAGKFGLDNLTAILDNNNGQIDGYVEDVMPLTPIDAKWRAFNWKVIAIDGHDIGQILRALDEAAQTKGSPTLIWAKTVKGKGVSFMENNVGWHGKAPSREEEKKAVEELVNA